The Bradyrhizobium sp. B097 genome contains the following window.
CGGCAAGCCCAAGGCAGCAATTGCCCGAGATCGGCTCATTGAAAATGCCCCATAAATAAAGCGAGCAGCCTACTGCAACTTGGGCGGGCAGGGAAGTGACGGCCGCGCCTCGGAGGCTGCCCAGTAGTTCTACGGTATCCGACGTTCACGCAATACGGCGTGCAGGTCCGCTACGAGTTTCATCAGGAGATCGCGTACCGATCGATTATGACGATCGAAAGCGATCTCATTCCGGAAACCGCAGGTCCTTGGGTGATTATCCGCATCGACTATAGCCTCCAAGCGAACACGCCGCACGGTGACTGGTTCGCGATTCTCGACGGCACCAATCTCGGCGCACCGGTGTTGCCGATACCGTAACGCGAATTCTGAATATGGAGCGCGCTGGCTTGCACAGACCACCGCGCTTCATCCTCGGCGTAGTCATCTTGGCGTCGGGGCCGCCCAGCTGGAGGTGATGGAATTAACAACACCAGCAGTGCGAGTCGCGATTTCCATTTCGCGGTGATCGCGCCAGTGCCACAAGCCCGTCGCCGCGGATATACCGGCGGCGGGCTCGTTCTAACTTTGTCAGTTGCCTGCGCCACCACAGCCTGCCAAGACGAGCGGTCACCTTCGGGAAATTGCAATGTGGAACGGGATCGCAGCGTGGGGAACGCTCATCGAGTTTATTGGCTTCGTGACGCTCGGTTACGAGGTGTGGCAGACAACCAAAATCACGACTATTGAAGCCGTTGATATCGCGCAAACGAAGACGGCGTTCGAGCAACTGATCATTTCGGACGGCCCCGAGGGGCGCGTCGATATTACAGGTGGCGTGCTCGGCAAGCAGATCGATGCCCGCCGGAAAGCCGTCGACGAACTGCGGGAGCGGATGACCCTCATCGTGCGCGGGCTGGTCATCAGCGCAGCCGGCGCCGCCCTTCAGGTGGTTGGCAACTTCGGCCAAGCGATGAACGCTAATTGAAAGCGCTCGAAGGTGCCGGCCGCAGTAGCCGGCTTAGTCGGGGAAACGGAGCGCCTTGCCAACAGCGATACTGAATCTCGCCCGCTCTTCATTGTGCGTGCTCAAGTTGTTCGACAGGCCAATGAGGGAGCTGCCCGCTCCGTGAGGATCATAGCCGAGCTTGCGCAGCACGACCGGGGCAAACCTTTCGCCTTCAGCATAGGCCAGCATCCGCGCGCCCAGCTCTAGTCCGGCTCTTATCCCGCCTGGCCGATACCATGTCGCCGTATCTCTTGCGGCTTCGGTCTTCCAGGGTGACAAATGGCTTCGGCAATTCCGTCTGGACATTGGCGAGGAACAACATTTGACGGCAAACTTCCATTCGTAAATCAAAAAAGGTCCTGATCGGTCGTCCAATAAATTCGGCAGCGAACCAGACCATCACACCGGTCGCTGCCAACCCCAAATAGGAAAGAATCGGGCCCATGATCTCCTCTTGGTGATGCCGTGCCAGCGGTCAAGTGAGCCGCTTCGGAGTTACTGTCGCGTCGGCTTTTCGATCGGACCTCTGTCCTGCTCGATTACCCCAATGATTTGCCCGAGCGATTGCCACACCAGCTTGGCGCCGATCTTGTCCATCACAAACGCGAAGGTTTGGCCGGTTGAGGTGGTGAAATCAAAAACGACGCCGTCTTCGTCGGTCTTCCGACGGCACCTTCTTTGATGTTATAGACACGTCGCGGATTGCCGCCGGCGTTGCGCCGGCGCTCGCATTCGCCGGCGATGTTCATCAGCGTAGGCATCATCTTGTCCAGAACATCAGCTGCAAGTTGGATGGGAAGTTCTGTCGTCAGGTCCTTGCCGACGAAAACGATCCGGGCAAAGTTGCCGTCGTTGCTGGCACCGATATCCTTGAAACCGAATGCTCTCGGCTCACCACGAGTGTTGATCCGCTTGCGGTCAAAGGCCATCGCTATTTCCTCTTTTCTTTCGACAGGCGCTTTCTCAGCGTTTCGATGGTCGCTCTGCACGCGGCCGGTGCCGATTCTCCGCTGTCCACGGTGACAGGCGCCGAGCTTTGCAGCTTCGCCGAAGGGATCTGACACAGCCTCCGCATTTCACGAATGGCGGCGAGCGTGGTGACATCCTTGCGGGCGATCCGCCAGATCTCAAGGCGTCCTCGCGACGCTTCCAGCCGGAGCCCGCTCACCGTCATGCCGCCACCATGGAACGCCAGCTCGGCGGCCACCGCAAGGCGCAGCGGTGTGTCGTCGGTGATAGAAGCGTCGTCGCTCACGACCTGTCACGAAGGCGATCGGCCTCATCAGGATGTTCGGTCCAGCGCGCGGCATACGCGTCCTTCGGCGCGCGCCGGACGAGCTCGAGACGAGCCGTCGACACTCCACGCCTGGCCGTTCGCACGTCAAAGTTGGTGCAAAACGTACGACCACAGCGGCAAAGTCAAGAAAGAGAGGGATATGCCGAGACCGACCATCAGAGACACCAAAGGTGGGTTGAGGCCATGCTGCACGGCGACGATCGCACCGCCAATTTGCGGACCCATTGCCGCCTCGAACAGTGTCACTCGCGTCGTTTCTTCGGGCGTAGACCAGCGCAAGCGCGGCCGGCGCAAGAGGCAGCTTGAAGCCACGGCCAGTCGCCAATGCGGTCCTAAGTCCGCCAGCTTGATCGAACCTGAGTTGCAGCCCGACCGAGACCAGCGCCAGCGGCGCGAGCGTGTCACCGAAACGCTTCAATACGTCGCCAAGCCAGCCGGGAAACTCAAACGGCATAAGAGCAAAAGCGACGGTCAAAGCGATCAGCGGCGGGACGCGGATAATCCGCTTGACGATCTCACGGTAGCGGTCGAAGTGTCGTCCAAGCGTGGTTACGAAGGATAGTTGGCTACCGCCGAGGGTGTAGCGCAGCCTGCGCTGCAACTATGCGCATCGTATACGAGCGAGCGGTTGGCCGCTCGAGAACACAATCAGCATTTTGATTGACAGGCGGTCAAACTTAGGGAACCTGAACTGTGGGACAAGAGAATCAAGCCGTCCGCTTTTGAGGCAACGTATTCCTCGGGTGGTATCTAGCTGCGTATCAGCGATGGGTTGCGACGGACAAAGTCGCGGCGCACAGTATCGTTCTCGCCCTTCTCTCGGTCATTGGTCTTCTAACCGGATTTCTCGTCTATTGGTTGGAGCACGTTCGATCGATGAGGAGCGAAAACCGGTCCTAAGTCTCAATCGTGGACCTGCCAGAGCCGTCCGCGTTCTCCTTGCTGATCGCGACGAAGATTGCGGTCGCTTAGCTTATCGAAAGGTTGTCCCGCGAGCAACCGATAAGGGATTCTCAACGTTCGCTGTTGTCAAGATCCGTGGCCCTGCAACTTTGGCGTGGCCCGCTCACAGATCCTGCAAAGCAAGGAGCCGCTCGCGCCATTCATGCGGTCGACGACTTGGCGAAAACTTGGCCCCTCGAACAGATCCTCGTATTCGTCGCGCAGCAGGTTTCCCAGAACGTGGCGTCTCTCGAAATCCATGCAGCAGAGTGTCACGTCGCCGTTTGGCAGAAGGACATTGCGATACTCTCGCTTTTCGGTACATGCGAGAGGCCCCCGGATTGGCGGCCGTGGCTTTGCGATTTTGGGATCGACGCTTCCTGCCCGGCTGATCAATGATCGTGAGCGAACGAGCGCTTCGGCGGGGATAATAGGGGCGAGATCGGGGTGAATATCACCCAAGACCAGGAACCGAATCGAGGGAATATCGGCGTTGATCAATTGACGCATCAAGTTGAGATACGGCTTCGTCACCAAGCGGCTATTCATGTATTGGCCGCTATCGAAAACATGGACCATGAAAGCTCTAA
Protein-coding sequences here:
- a CDS encoding excisionase: MSDDASITDDTPLRLAVAAELAFHGGGMTVSGLRLEASRGRLEIWRIARKDVTTLAAIREMRRLCQIPSAKLQSSAPVTVDSGESAPAACRATIETLRKRLSKEKRK
- a CDS encoding SPASM domain-containing protein, with the translated sequence MDASHPSSSYIPRGRVLEITTATNCIIRCAYCPQQKFAERQRTVSDAGDLGLEEFKQCLSRVPKDVDIHFSGYSEPWLNRDCTEMVEHAYTRGHGIRIYTTLIGMDEHELRRLQALRFRAFMVHVFDSGQYMNSRLVTKPYLNLMRQLINADIPSIRFLVLGDIHPDLAPIIPAEALVRSRSLISRAGSVDPKIAKPRPPIRGPLACTEKREYRNVLLPNGDVTLCCMDFERRHVLGNLLRDEYEDLFEGPSFRQVVDRMNGASGSLLCRICERATPKLQGHGS